A window from Chloroflexota bacterium encodes these proteins:
- a CDS encoding glycosyltransferase family 2 protein, whose product MSRRSGDSIKPLRRAASSNQVRHYRIRVPNIWKIIAGRTESAHRRGGIRGFQQVTTELSFFLPLYNEEANVRAVAGQAVAALERSGLNWELILVDDGSTDATAARAEELCRNPGVRLESHPSNRGYGAALKTGFGAARGDLVGFCDGDGQFDPADVGKLLALIEGNDMVIGFRRQRAEGSSRALPSRVWAALAGALLGFSPRDLDCGFKLFRAGFVRSLDLESEGGFISAEIMAKASKLGARIAEVGLEHYPRRAGSQTGLNPLVVARAFWDLLRLYGRLRSWPR is encoded by the coding sequence ATGAGCAGGCGCAGCGGCGATTCCATTAAACCCCTTCGGCGGGCGGCATCAAGCAATCAAGTTCGCCATTATCGAATCCGGGTTCCGAATATTTGGAAGATAATCGCCGGCCGGACCGAATCTGCGCACCGACGGGGCGGCATACGGGGGTTCCAACAAGTGACCACCGAGTTGAGTTTTTTCCTGCCGCTCTACAACGAAGAGGCCAATGTGCGGGCAGTCGCCGGGCAGGCCGTCGCCGCACTTGAACGGAGCGGCCTGAATTGGGAGCTGATCCTGGTGGACGACGGTTCCACGGATGCCACTGCGGCGCGGGCCGAAGAGCTCTGCCGCAACCCCGGGGTGCGGCTTGAATCACACCCGTCGAACCGCGGCTACGGAGCGGCGCTAAAGACCGGTTTCGGGGCCGCGCGCGGGGACCTGGTCGGCTTCTGCGACGGCGACGGCCAGTTCGACCCTGCCGACGTGGGCAAGCTCCTGGCGCTGATCGAGGGCAACGACATGGTGATCGGTTTCCGCCGGCAGCGCGCCGAGGGATCTTCCCGGGCGTTGCCCTCGCGTGTCTGGGCCGCCTTGGCCGGGGCCCTGCTCGGGTTCAGTCCGCGCGATCTGGACTGCGGCTTCAAGCTGTTCAGAGCCGGATTCGTCCGTTCCCTGGATCTGGAGAGCGAGGGCGGCTTCATCTCGGCCGAGATCATGGCCAAGGCCAGCAAGCTGGGCGCCCGGATCGCCGAGGTCGGACTCGAACACTACCCGCGCCGGGCCGGGAGCCAGACCGGGCTCAATCCCCTGGTCGTGGCCCGCGCTTTCTGGGACCTGCTGCGCCTCTACGGGCGGCTTAGATCATGGCCCCGATAA
- a CDS encoding tetratricopeptide repeat protein yields the protein MASIIIPLLPRFLAASAADGAEGEQRGADLPPLVDPNTDSLRLPTVEEMRIQDEQDEAGISLTLGKFMLLGADILWLVLSLALTEDFRWSIVGLIAIDLLIAFRRQPERLPSQLELVARGLMGVALFTFEAVFFGAPWPLALGQVLLLAAAALQAFGAGGEGKNLLGGLLVVCGVIFAMALSMVLAQLRDQEIFEQYESAYLLAAAGRRDDALAVVSRIIEENSTDAEVYIQAVNFYMTNEISDPAAAALASDRAVEYADGDTYAQAHYVRGFLQEQRQDYQSALESYTRAIEDRDDIPLLYLTRANIYIQLGRTQEAIADLEKIEELAPGTDAATEARIMRLNLQPASGNPFDDL from the coding sequence ATGGCATCAATCATCATCCCGCTTCTGCCGAGGTTCCTTGCGGCTTCGGCGGCCGATGGCGCCGAGGGCGAGCAGCGCGGCGCCGACCTGCCTCCGCTGGTGGATCCCAACACCGATTCGCTGCGGCTGCCGACCGTCGAAGAGATGCGCATCCAGGACGAGCAGGACGAGGCCGGAATATCGCTGACGCTGGGCAAATTCATGTTGCTCGGGGCCGACATCCTTTGGCTGGTGCTTTCGCTGGCTCTCACCGAGGACTTCCGGTGGTCGATCGTGGGCCTGATCGCGATCGACCTGTTGATCGCTTTCCGGCGCCAGCCCGAGCGCCTGCCCAGTCAACTGGAGCTGGTGGCGCGCGGCCTGATGGGCGTGGCCCTGTTCACGTTCGAGGCGGTCTTTTTCGGCGCCCCCTGGCCGCTGGCGCTGGGCCAGGTCCTGTTGTTGGCCGCGGCGGCCCTCCAGGCGTTCGGGGCCGGCGGCGAGGGGAAGAACCTGCTGGGCGGCCTGCTGGTTGTCTGCGGGGTCATATTCGCGATGGCGTTATCGATGGTTCTGGCGCAGCTTCGCGACCAGGAGATATTCGAACAGTACGAGAGCGCCTACCTGTTGGCCGCGGCCGGCCGCCGCGATGACGCGCTGGCGGTGGTCAGTCGAATCATCGAAGAGAACTCGACCGACGCCGAGGTCTACATCCAGGCGGTCAACTTCTACATGACCAATGAGATTTCCGATCCGGCGGCGGCGGCGCTGGCGTCCGACCGGGCGGTCGAATACGCCGACGGCGATACCTACGCCCAGGCCCACTACGTCCGCGGCTTCCTGCAGGAGCAGCGCCAGGACTACCAATCGGCATTGGAGAGCTACACCCGCGCCATCGAGGACCGCGACGACATCCCGCTGCTCTACCTGACCCGCGCCAACATCTACATCCAGCTGGGACGAACCCAGGAAGCCATCGCCGACCTTGAAAAAATCGAGGAGCTGGCGCCCGGCACCGACGCCGCGACCGAGGCGCGGATCATGCGCCTGAACCTGCAGCCGGCCTCGGGCAATCCCTTCGACGACCTATAG
- a CDS encoding alanine--glyoxylate aminotransferase family protein has translation MESPLRLLIPGPIDLDKRVLAALAEPVIPHYGDDWVALYRRLQDGVRPHAGTAGSVFLLAASGSGALDAGVRSLTSPGDRVLVPVSGYFSQRFYEIALANNLEAYKLDVKPGLAPTPEQIAEAIDSLSIKTLLLCHNETSCGAICDVEAIGRVCQSRGVNVFLDAISSLASVEIRADDWGLDYVAAASQKGLEGPPGLAPAIITPRGWDTYDRNPARSVGWYFDFGVWRGFERDLGEYHPQPATMPVNVARALDVAIGLQAGESRGDRYRRIAAGAAGLRSSLRELGFKILAPESVASPTVTCAFVPPDLEGRVGDLLAWMRNECGFILAEGFGPLQGRIIRIGHMSRLVFESYLPEFLSGIERYLRLARAA, from the coding sequence ATGGAATCGCCGCTGCGCCTGCTCATCCCGGGTCCAATCGATCTGGATAAGCGCGTGCTGGCGGCGCTGGCAGAACCTGTAATCCCTCATTACGGGGACGACTGGGTCGCACTTTACCGGCGCTTGCAGGATGGGGTGCGTCCGCACGCCGGAACCGCCGGCAGCGTTTTTCTGCTGGCCGCTTCAGGGTCCGGCGCCCTGGACGCCGGGGTGCGCTCGCTGACCTCTCCCGGCGATCGCGTGCTGGTTCCGGTGAGCGGCTATTTCTCGCAACGCTTTTACGAAATCGCGCTGGCCAACAACCTCGAAGCGTACAAGCTGGACGTAAAGCCGGGCCTTGCTCCCACGCCCGAGCAAATCGCCGAGGCGATCGACTCGCTGTCGATCAAGACGCTGCTGCTATGCCACAACGAGACCTCCTGCGGGGCGATTTGTGACGTGGAGGCCATCGGCCGGGTCTGCCAGAGCCGGGGCGTGAACGTCTTTTTGGATGCAATTTCCTCGCTGGCCTCGGTCGAAATCCGAGCCGATGACTGGGGGCTGGACTACGTCGCGGCGGCATCGCAAAAGGGGCTGGAGGGTCCGCCCGGGCTGGCGCCGGCAATCATCACCCCGCGCGGCTGGGACACCTACGACCGCAACCCTGCCCGGTCGGTCGGCTGGTACTTCGACTTCGGAGTCTGGCGCGGTTTCGAGCGCGATCTCGGGGAGTACCATCCGCAACCCGCCACCATGCCGGTCAACGTTGCCCGCGCCCTGGACGTTGCCATCGGCCTGCAGGCCGGCGAGAGCCGCGGCGATCGCTACCGGCGGATCGCGGCCGGCGCGGCCGGTCTGCGCTCGTCGCTGCGCGAACTGGGCTTTAAGATCCTGGCGCCCGAATCGGTCGCATCGCCGACGGTGACCTGCGCCTTCGTGCCGCCCGACCTCGAAGGACGCGTCGGCGATCTATTGGCCTGGATGCGCAACGAGTGCGGCTTCATCCTGGCCGAGGGTTTCGGTCCGCTGCAGGGGCGGATTATCCGCATCGGCCACATGTCGCGCCTGGTCTTCGAGAGCTATCTCCCCGAGTTCCTGTCCGGAATCGAGCGCTACCTGCGTTTGGCCCGGGCGGCTTGA